The sequence attaatataattagttTTGATTTATTATATATCAACCTTACCGAAAAAAAGAGttttgatttattatattaCTTTTTGTTGTATATTAGAAGTAAATTAATGTAACTATAATTATTTTGTAACTCTTAGTACTATATAAAATTAACGTCTGTTTGCACTAATTTAATTAGAGAATATATTTGTTaacttaatatattaattgttttttatatgataattagagtaatataataatttttttaaagcaAGAGTAATATGATAATTAGAGAATATATTgtttttgtttagaatatttttttaatagaaattgGGACAAGAGAGAACTTGGGCGGGATAAAAATCTAGttcttttataaaattaatataattagtttttattatttttgtatattaGAAGTGAACTAATGGAACTATGATTATTTTGTAATCTCAGTACTATAAAAATTTATAGTACTTAGATTACAAAATAAAGTTATAAATAGTACTTAGTTTTTAGGAAATCAATATAGTTATTTATTTGTGAaattaatatagtttttttttttgaaattatttcATAATTAGTTTTGAActagtatatattttttttttgtatattagAAGTAAATTAATGTAACTAATTATTTtgttaactattttttttttttgcagttaCTAACTTTAAATATTCTAAATTTCGGCACGAGGTGAGGTTAGTTACTTGTATAACTGatataattcatatttttaCTCGTATATTTAGAaagtgtttttaatttattattggtATGaagtaaatattataatttgaaAGTGTTTTTAGTTTATTATTGGTATGAAGTAGATATTTTAACTTTAAAATTGAAGTTGAATAGTGATACGAAGTAGATATTTTTACTTGTATAATtagatatttattatttatattatataggtACAATATAATGTCTGATTATATCTCCTATATTAGTCATTGGGACgaaaagttaaatatttcttCTTCGGGGTTTGAATATGATGCCTCAAGTAATATGGCAAGGAACAAACATTTAAAATTTAGTAATAGACCGTCATATGTTGCACTAGTGTCTCAAATATCCAAACCAATATAATTGGACGAAGATGAAAAGTTGACCGAATTGTCTATAAGTCTCCTATGTGTGGAGGATCATCAATGaccttttcatatttttcatatgTGATGACGATGATCTTGGACTCATTCATAATAACTTGAGTTATATTCAAGATTATCACAATGTTGAAATGTATGTTGAGTTTGAGAGGTTCACATTTGGGAATAATGACGGATTAGGGGTCATCACGATGAACACAATTGCTGATGATAATCATCTTCAGATGACTTTTACTTAGGATGGTCAGGGTCCATTAAACATTGATGTCATATGTGATAATTCATGTCCCGTCAAATGATTTCCTCAATTATGGTATGAGGAGTCCATTTGAGGCTGGTCCGAGTGTTCCTTGTGGAGTCGGACATATTGGGTTAAACAATGATTAGACATATGGCGCAAGCAGTAGCGAACAATTGGCGATGATTGAGCGAGTGGATTTTGAAGAAGATGTTGATTAGGGATGTATATCGCCTGGCAAAATTGgacctgatgatgatgatttcGATCATGCCGAATGCAATGACGTCGAGGTCAATGATGAACACAATGGGGATGTGAGGAGCATCTAAACTAAGGTAGCTAATGTGACAATGAGAATGATTGATTTGAATGTAGGAGTCCCTGAGGTTCCTTATTTTCATGGCGCACCAACAATACCGCCATTATCAGAATTTGTGTTTCCAGCTTCTCATTATATGAACCTTGCCAAATCAAACATTGGTTTGGGAGAACCCAACGAAATTGATGGTATGACCATATGGGATGGAGTATTCGAATTGAAGTTAGGTATGGCCTTTGTTGGGAAACAAGATGTCCAAGCGACAATTAAGAGATATTCCATTAAAAGGAATATCACTTTTGCTTCATTAGAATCAAACCGCACTAGTATGGTGTGAAATGTATCGATGAAAACTGTCGTCGGAGGATGAGGGCGAttctaaaagaaaaaaatagggTGTTGGTGTATCACTAGGTATGGGGATCCATATACTTGTATCACGTCGCTTCCAACACAGGATCACAATAAGCTAGATGTTAGCATAATAATGGGTTGCATATTGGAGATGCTTTGTGAGTCACCATCATTGTGGGTGAGTGCGACAATTGGAAATATAAGAAGTCGATTTCAATTCACGATTTCAAGAAAGCTTGGTTTGCCAAGAGCAAGGCGTTATTGGCGATTTATGGAAATTGGAAGGAATCATACAATAAATTGCCTCGCTACCTGAACACGTTGATACATTACAATCCTGGTAGTGTCACTGTTTTGATAGTGAATGAAGTGTCGGATTATCGAGTTCGCATGTTCAAAAGACTTTTTTGGAGTTTCAAGGCATGTATTATACTCAATAAGATAACATTCAATCAcatatatatactcaataagttaaagaaatcttcccatgtTATAGGCATGAACTGATTGACCATCTCTTCAATCAACCTTCCTATATACATAAGCATTCTTGCTATCGCTGCgaatattattttcaaataaaaaaggaaTTAGATCAGTTCATAATCCCCATTGTTAAtaatatttgtaaataaaaagagaaagatCTACCTATCtcagcatcacccacaacagCATCACGAAGTATATAATCCACCTgtaagataaagacccaagctttttTTATTAGTGAATCtcacaatgaatacaataaaattagtgtgtctaagcgagagatctaaccttTTCAATTGTTCGTCTGAAAATTAATAGATCCTTATCCAGTAGCTGAAATCCACATCCGCAAGGGTAAAtcagatgaggaaaagatagattaatgaacaatgaaactctaataTATCGAGGAACGAagtaaatatggcttaccattaCCTTGTTTTGATCAGTCCCAGTAATTTGCATATAGAAAACAACCGTGAAGATAGACAAAGAGAGGGATGAGAGAGCTGAAGGCGAAACCTAATTTAGTCTCTAGGTTAtggtttatatatgagctgaaatTTTAGTTGTCACATTTTGAGCGCCTTAAATTTGGGATCCGTTTTAGTTGGCCGCATAAGTAAAGTTTCATTTGccgttttttttcttttctgaaTAGAATGATAGTCATTTATCACAAATGTCATCTGATGATTAAGTAACTTTTGAATTAAACACACGTTTTCTTTATATGACAGAATTATGTCATCGGAAGGCCACATGTGAATTGAGCTGGTTTACAGTTaagctttcagatgacataatttTAATATACTGTTACGAAAAACAATCAGACGATATGAAAATAAATGTCTATCATGTAttttgtgtcatgtgaaagagAAAACGACATAATGTGTCATTATAATTGTGCCATTAACAAAATAgaatttgtgtttttttttacattaagGTTACCTTCATAGATCGTGGCCATTGATGATAATTTGGCCTTGTGAGAATGTGTGTAACCAATGATAGTGCTGATGTTTCATTAATTGGGAGGAAATAAAGGCTACCATGCCTATCTTCTTCCCTTAATTGTGGATTGTTTACATTAAGGTTTGCCATGAGAAATAAAAGataagagaaaaacaaaaaagctTAGCTTGACGGAGAAGTTTCTTTGATGTCatcataaaaaaattgaatgagGGAAGAATCTAAGATGTTCTTTCCATTTTCTCATTGCAAAATAACAAATACAAGACATATACATTCACATTGTGTAACACCTAACTATAATTATTGAAATAacataaaaagagaaagaatgtgTGTGAATCCAAAGACCAATAGTTACATTAATGATTGCATCAAAGGGTGTGCACGATCTCGTCTCTTATTTGTTGGTACGATGTGGTAATGGATTGATGACATAAAAGGTGACATTCTACAAGGAAGCATTTGGTTAGGAAGAGAAGGAACACAATATTTATTTGATCTTTATGGTTCTTGGGGAAAGTCACCATTGGAAAATTTCAATTAGTTTCGCATTTCACCATTCACAATTATATAGGTTATTAGTATattaaattgtttgtttttattaacGTTTTAAATTTCAAGTAATTGTAGGTCTAGATAAAAGTACATAGAGTAATTTTTGATTCAAGTAACATACTTATAAAAACGAGACTCTTAAATAGATCCAGAGCTAGAGGTCAAGGACACGAAGGTAGCAGGGCACTCCGGGACTGTCGAGAACTACCTTTATTCACTGGGACGAGGATAAACTAGCAGGGCACTCCGGGACTGTCGAGAACTACCTTCATTCACTGTCGAGAACTACCTTTATTCACTCTGGGACTCTTAAATAGATCCAGAGCTAGAGGTAAAGGACACGGAGGTAGTAGGGCACTCCGGGACTGTCGAGAACTACTTTTATTCACAGTtaatttttaaagaaaaagtgaCTTAAATGAAAAAAGATAAGGAAGAGTAGAGTGATAACGTATATAATGCGATGAGGATTCCAGAGAATAGAATAGGTATGGAAGTCGGCAGTCGGATCAAACGATAGCTTGAACTGTTGCTCTCTCTCTCCTTTTCCGTTTGTATACACGTTCATATGCACCGTATATGGCTGTCCACTCACATTTGCCCAGGTGTCGAATACCTAATAGATAAATGGTatatatcttcttcttctttttttgctCCACCCTATACTAAATAATGTCATTTAGCAAAACTATAGATTAGTACAATCCGTATAGATTGAGTTTATTATTTTCACGCCAACTATTGTATTGCTCCACGTTGAAAACATTAAGAATAAAATACGCATCCTCAAAAATATTACGGATAAATTTAACCTTAtccatatttttaaatttgtaaattagtaaaaattaataatatacaTCTTTCTTTATATATCTTAATCAcaatttattatgtttttgtaaTAATGAGCAAATTTCCTTTTCATTTGTTCATAATATTATGATCATTTTGGGAGGGCTTCGATCAACAATATGCGTTCTCTTGGGTCCATATGGTAATATATCAAGACATCAAATGAATTTTGAGAAGTCCACTATATACTTGGGTGCCGGGATTCCCCCTAGGGGTCGAAATGTCGTTAAAAGCATCATGGGCCTGCATGAGGCCCCTCTCCCCTTCCAATACCTTGGCGTGCCGCTGTTTGCGGGTTGCCCTAGAGCACGACACTTAACGGGGCTGGCAGACCGTTATCTTGGTACCTTCAATACCTAGAAGGGTTCCTCACTGTCATTCGTCGGGAGACTTGCGCTCATTAAAGCTTCGTTCACTGGTGCCCTGGTTCACTCCTTCACCATCTACAAATGGCCCGTCAGTTTGCTTAAACGACTCAATAGAAAGGTACGCAACTTCCTCTGGACGGGTTGGACGGACACAAAAAATTAGTAACAGTCAACTGGGTTATACCTGTTGCAAGCCAGTGATGCAGGGTGGATTGGGCATCAAAGACTTTCAGCTTTTCAATCAGGCTCTGCTGGGGAAAATCTCCTGGGACATTATTCAGGGTCATACCTTTATTGTCGAGCTTCTCCAGGGTCGTTTTCTAACCAAGGTTGGTACCCTTCGTTCTTACATTTACACCTCAACGGTTTGGTCCTCCTGCAAAGGTATGTTTCATTCGTTAAACGGCCAAGTTAGATGGTGGATTGGCCAGCAGTCAAAGCTGAATTTCTGGACTGGTTTATGGATTAAGCCCAACTTAGCGGATCAGTTGGGTTTATCGGTTGCTGATCGACGGGGCTGCACCGCGCGGGTGGGAGAATTCCTCATTGGGGACTTCTGGGATCTTTCGCCTCTCACCCCCGGGATCTCTCAGCAGATTCAGAATATATCAAGGGGTTTACATGACACAGACATCTGCATTTGGGAAAGAGGGTGGATGAAGCTCTGGATAGAATCGGACTCAACATACGTGGTCCGCCTGCTCAAGGAAAAATCGTCGGAGGTGCCTTGGAATGTGAAGCAAAAGTGGCTTAAGTGCCTTCACCAATGTTCGTCAATGGAAATAATTGCTACGCACATCTTCCGTGAGGGAAAAGGGCCGCGGACGCACTAGCTAGACTCGGCGTCCTGGTCCACGACGTCCGCTGGTGGGAGACGGCTCCGGCTTTCTGCCACGACTTCATCATCAACGACATCTCAAATTTTGCTAATTTCCGTTTTCgttaattctttattttcattctttattcttttatttcttgTACCGaacttttcctttatttatgatATGAGGGTTTGGTGAGCCTGTTTAAGGACGCCAATTTTGGCTCCTTGACCGCTCATCTCAGTCCCAACCTTTAcgcgcaaaaaaaaaaaaaaaaaaaaataaagtgactttataaagaaaaacgaagaacaaattattgaaattcacatacaatatttttttgatttttttttataattggaaTTAGACCATTTAGTATAATTTCAGGAAAAACAAAACGACGCGGTAGTCTCTACTGTGCAGTGAAGTTGAAAAcccataaatattattttcgtAAATAAGAAAATCCACATTTTGTCATTTTCCAATCTATCGCCGCTTTATAAATAgaccctcctcctcctccctcTTTTTTCATATATCACTTTCTCAGAATCAACCATGGCTGcaccttcttcatcttcatcattcAGTTTTTTGGTACTTGTGGTAATTTCTATGTTGATGAATAGTGTTAATGGTGGGAATTTCTACAGAGAATTTGCTGTGAATTGGGGAAACGGAAGAGGGAAAATACTGAATAATGGTGAAATTCTCACTCTTTCACTGGATAAAGATTCAGGCTCTGGATTTCAATCCAAACAAGAATTCCTGTTCGCaaaaattgatatgcaactCAAGCTTGTCCCCGGCGACTCCGCCGGAACTGTTACATCTTATTATgtactctttcttcttcttctttgttctTGAAATTTGGTTGTGTAAATTAATGGAAAAGTGTGAAATTTGGCAGATGAAATCGGCAGGAAATTCATGGGATGAGATAGACTTTGAATTCTTGGGAAACGTGAGTGGACAGCCATATACGGTTCATACGAACGTGTATACAAATGGAAGAGGAGACAGAGAGCAGCAGTTCAGGCTATGGTTTGATCCGACTGCCGACTTCCATACCTATTCTATTCTCTGGAATCCTCATCGCATTATGTACGTTAaagcatttttatcttttaatttatttatttaa comes from Euphorbia lathyris chromosome 8, ddEupLath1.1, whole genome shotgun sequence and encodes:
- the LOC136203604 gene encoding probable xyloglucan endotransglucosylase/hydrolase protein 25, with product MAAPSSSSSFSFLVLVVISMLMNSVNGGNFYREFAVNWGNGRGKILNNGEILTLSLDKDSGSGFQSKQEFLFAKIDMQLKLVPGDSAGTVTSYYMKSAGNSWDEIDFEFLGNVSGQPYTVHTNVYTNGRGDREQQFRLWFDPTADFHTYSILWNPHRIIFLIGGVPIREFKNMETMGVSFPKNQRMRIYSSIYNADQWATRGGLIKTDWSKAPFTSSYRNFRADACMWSYASSRPICSPNRSWLNQQLDPISIKRMNWVHKNFMIYNYCTDTNRFPHGFPPECNH